The following are encoded together in the Tepidiforma bonchosmolovskayae genome:
- a CDS encoding YebC/PmpR family DNA-binding transcriptional regulator, whose product MAGHSKWAQIKRQKGANDQKRGALFTKLTREIMQAARQGGPDPAANFKLRLAVQRARAANMPNDNIERAIARATGSASEDQLDEITYEGYGPGGIAILVSALTDNRNRTVSEVRHQFSRAGGSLGETGSVAWQFEPRGIITIPLEGRDPDEVALQAIDAGAEDVDVQGDVIEVRTDPAALESVRRQLEAAGYQVENADFAMIPKTTIELDEKTAHQALRLIEALEDLEDVQRVYSNADFSDEAIASYAG is encoded by the coding sequence ATGGCAGGCCATTCGAAGTGGGCGCAGATCAAGCGCCAGAAGGGCGCCAACGACCAGAAGCGGGGCGCCCTCTTCACCAAGCTCACCCGCGAAATCATGCAGGCGGCCAGGCAGGGCGGCCCCGACCCGGCCGCGAACTTCAAGCTGCGGCTCGCGGTCCAGCGCGCCCGCGCCGCCAACATGCCGAACGACAACATCGAACGCGCCATCGCCAGGGCCACCGGCAGCGCGAGCGAAGACCAGCTCGACGAGATCACCTACGAGGGCTACGGCCCCGGCGGTATCGCCATCCTCGTCTCTGCCCTCACCGATAACCGCAACCGCACCGTCTCCGAGGTCCGCCACCAGTTCAGCCGGGCCGGCGGCAGCCTCGGCGAAACCGGCTCCGTCGCCTGGCAGTTCGAACCCCGCGGCATCATCACCATCCCGCTCGAAGGCCGCGACCCCGATGAGGTCGCACTCCAGGCAATCGACGCCGGCGCCGAAGACGTCGACGTCCAGGGCGATGTCATCGAGGTCCGTACCGACCCCGCTGCCCTCGAATCCGTCCGCAGGCAGCTCGAGGCCGCCGGCTACCAGGTCGAAAACGCCGACTTCGCCATGATCCCAAAGACGACCATCGAGCTCGACGAGAAAACGGCGCACCAGGCACTCCGCCTCATCGAAGCCCTCGAGGACCTCGAGGACGTCCAGCGCGTCTACTCCAACGCCGACTTCAGCGACGAAGCCATCGCCTCCTACGCCGGGTGA
- a CDS encoding winged helix-turn-helix transcriptional regulator: MSSLLPAIQLFHYRWSVPTVARLYRDGPQRVARLQEAFNAARDTLADTIRRLELAGVLCREPAPRGAICSLTPAGQAVGASCIEAVEAVVAMDLVQLALKKWPMLVLVAAGRGASRFNQLRAELPGITPRALTLALKDLQAAGLIERTVEHTYPPSSLYRLTPRGLELFPVMDRLCRAAEAAVAL; this comes from the coding sequence TTGTCATCGCTTCTCCCCGCCATCCAGCTCTTCCACTACCGCTGGTCGGTGCCGACCGTCGCGCGGCTCTACCGCGATGGGCCCCAGCGGGTCGCCCGGCTCCAGGAAGCCTTCAACGCAGCGCGCGATACCCTCGCCGATACGATCCGCCGGCTGGAGCTGGCTGGCGTCCTCTGCCGCGAACCCGCGCCCCGCGGCGCTATCTGCTCGCTCACGCCGGCCGGGCAGGCCGTCGGCGCCTCCTGCATCGAAGCAGTTGAGGCCGTCGTCGCCATGGACCTCGTCCAGCTTGCCCTGAAGAAGTGGCCGATGCTCGTCCTCGTTGCAGCCGGGCGCGGCGCATCCCGCTTCAACCAGCTGCGGGCCGAACTCCCCGGCATTACCCCCCGGGCGCTCACGCTCGCGCTGAAAGACCTCCAGGCCGCCGGCCTCATCGAGCGCACCGTTGAACACACCTACCCGCCATCCTCGCTCTACCGGCTCACGCCTCGCGGACTCGAACTCTTTCCGGTTATGGACCGGCTGTGCCGGGCCGCAGAAGCCGCTGTCGCGCTGTAG